A window of Belonocnema kinseyi isolate 2016_QV_RU_SX_M_011 chromosome 9, B_treatae_v1, whole genome shotgun sequence contains these coding sequences:
- the LOC117180062 gene encoding SWI/SNF-related matrix-associated actin-dependent regulator of chromatin subfamily A-like protein 1 isoform X2 — protein MYSPAEIESKRLKALALKNKSASSGNVPVNRTTETNKNIRSNENNLPATPSNSWPISNAQWGKTSSRGLKQQQQVQKNLNELIKTNNFYRTNEQKITGNFHMIANDRFAVDLSKFHTPVIDVFRTIPSKSYDSPKRMWNFHLKDYWLLFEKLKQRSDIKVTGLPKFTKETFEKLIDQKDENKIDLSGIDEVLLESLLPFQREGIRFGVSKNAKCMIADDMGLGKTIQALGLAHYYKEDWPLLIVTPSSVRYQWSEAIFRFLPSVPVHHVRQFTKSKDGFEMGEVTIVSYDLLARSIDDFEKHHFGIVIFDESHFLKSSKTVRYKAAQRIAAGARHVILLSGTPVLSRPIELHSQINLIKPNFMGYAEYGIRYCAGVQSKFGWDMTGSSNLHELDFLLKAFCLIRRVKTDVLNQLPAKVRQVVVLDPYLIEVGTKEMEESALKLQRKTLTSSERHSALLQYYSESSHAKRKAICNYVTDLLEKREKFLLFAHHQVVLDSVCDVLKSKKTKYIRIDGRTNPEQRKYFVDSFQDDKDIMVAVLSITAANSGITLTAARLVVFAELTWNPGILVQAEDRVHRIGQERGVVIQYLLAKNTADDYLWPKIQHKIDILNKVGLEQDFEVNTQDVSAQKPPEDSDQKKMDPFVTGSTPSKSNGTPRNVQFYTSKRPNASPPSSSRKKQMKLDPFVSSATLDVDSSTNENSFDRFLAENEFTVESFVPQPEIKSENSFDVIIKDEDFDSIDFDEF, from the exons ATGTATTCTCCCGCAGAAATAGAATCCAAACGATTAAAGGCTCTCgcattaaaaaacaaatcggctAGTTCTGGCAATGTACCAGTTAACAGAACAACAGAAACGAACAAAAATATTcgttcaaatgaaaataatttacctGCAACACCATCGAATTCGTGGCCTATTTCAAATGCGCAATGGGGTAAAACTAGCTCAAGAGGTCTCAAACAGCAGCAGCAAGTCCAAAAAAACCTGAACGAGCTGATAAAGACGAACAATTTTTATAGGACAAACGAACAGAAAATTACTGGCAATTTTCATATGATCGCGAATGATCGATTTGCGGTAGATTTGTCAAAGTTTCACACACCCGTTATCGATGTGTTCAGGACAATTCCTAGTAAATCCTAtg attcccCGAAAAGAATGTGGAATTTCCACCTAAAAGACTATTGGCTcctctttgaaaaattaaaacaaaggtCTGATATTAAGGTAACTGGATTACCAAAGTTCACAAAGGAG ACTTTCGAGAAGTTAATCGACCAAAAGGATGAAAATAAAATCGATTTATCTGGAATTGATGAAGTTCTGCTCGAATCTTTGTTGCCTTTTCAACGGGAAGGAATTcg CTTCGGAGTCTCTAAAAATGCAAAATGTATGATTGCTGACGATATGGGCTTAGGAAAAACGATTCAAGCTTTAGGCTTAGCACATTACTATAAAGAAGACTGGCCACTCTTGATAGTCACACCGTCTTCGGTCAG ATATCAATGGTCCGAAGCAATCTTCAGATTTTTACCCTCCGTTCCCGTTCATCACGTGCGCCAGTTTACTAAAAGTAAAGATGGTTTTGAAATGGGAGAAGTGACCATTGTTTCCTACGATTTACTAGCTCGTAGTATAGATGACTTTGAGAAACATCATTTCGGCATTGTCATTTTT GATGAGtctcattttttgaaaagttccaAGACTGTAAGATATAAAGCCGCACAGCGAATAGCAGCCGGAGCACGTCATGTAATTTTACTCAGCGGAACGCCAGTTTTGTCACGTCCAATTGAGCTACATTCacagataaatttaattaaaccaaatttcatGGG GTATGCAGAGTACGGAATACGTTACTGCGCTGGAGTTCAAAGTAAATTTGGATGGGATATGACCGGTTCGTCGAATTTACACGAGTTGGATTTTCTATTGAAAGCTTTCTGCTTGATTCGAAGGGTAAAAACTGATGTTCTGAATCAACTTCCAGCGAAAGTCAG gcaaGTTGTTGTACTAGATCCCTACTTGATCGAAGTTGGCACTAAGGAAATGGAGGAATCGGCACTAAAATTACAAAGAAAGACTCTAACTAGTTCTGAAAGACACAGTGCGTTGTTGCAGTATTACAGCGAATCTAGCCACGCTAAGCGAAAAGcgatttg taACTATGTCACCGATTTGCTGGAAAAGCGAGAAAAGTTCCTGCTGTTTGCGCATCATCAAGTAGTCCTAGATAGCGTTTGCGATGTTCTGAAGTCCAAAAAAACGAA GTACATACGAATCGATGGAAGGACGAATCCTGAACAGAGAAAGTATTTCGTGGATTCGTTCCAAGATGATAAGGATATCATGGTCGCTGTTTTGTCCATAACTGCCGCCAACTCTGGAATTACGCTAACAGCAGCGCGACTCGTCGTTTTCGCAGAACTAACCTGGAATCCCGGT ATTTTGGTTCAAGCAGAAGACAGAGTTCACCGAATCGGGCAAGAACGAGGCGTCGTTATTCAGTACTTGTTGGCAAAAAATACAGCAGATGACTATTTGTGGCCCAAAATCCAACATAAAATAGACATTCTTAACAAAGTTGGACTGGAGCAAGATTTTGAAGTCAACACTCAAGATGTCTCGGCTCAAAAACCGCCGGAAGACAGCGATCAGAAGAAAATGGACCCATTCGTGACTGGGTCCACTCCTTCCAAATCGAATGGAACACCGCGGAACGTTCAATTTTACACGTCGAAACGGCCAAATGCTTCGCCTCCTTCCTCATCGCGGAAGAAGCAAATGAAGCTTGATCCGTTTGTATCATCAGCTACGTTGGATGTAGACAGTAGTACAAATGAGAACTCTTTTGACCGATTTCTTGCTGAAAATGAATTTACCGTTGAGTCATTCGTGCCACAGCCTGAGATTAAAAGTGAAAACTCTTTCGATGTAATAATCAAAGACGAGGATTTCGACAGTATCGACTTCGATGAATTTTGA